A single region of the Anaerostipes rhamnosivorans genome encodes:
- a CDS encoding MGMT family protein, whose protein sequence is MKKILDESLVYEILSVVEEIPEGNVATYGQIARLIGRDKNSRLVGTVLRRAGLYGEYPCHRVVNHAGRIVPGWTEQRYLLEQEGVSMKNDTHVDLKRFQWDC, encoded by the coding sequence ATGAAAAAGATTTTAGATGAATCGCTGGTCTACGAAATTCTCTCTGTAGTGGAAGAAATTCCGGAGGGAAATGTCGCCACCTATGGACAGATCGCAAGGCTGATCGGCAGAGACAAAAACTCCAGATTAGTCGGCACAGTACTGCGCAGGGCCGGTCTCTACGGAGAATATCCGTGCCATCGGGTTGTCAATCACGCTGGCCGGATTGTCCCCGGATGGACGGAACAAAGGTATTTATTAGAGCAAGAGGGAGTTTCCATGAAAAACGACACCCATGTTGATCTGAAGCGGTTTCAATGGGATTGTTAA
- the uvrB gene encoding excinuclease ABC subunit UvrB: MDHFELVSEFEPTGDQPEAIKQLVGGFKQGNQFETLLGVTGSGKTFTMANVIKELNKPTLIIAHNKTLAAQLYSEFKAFFPHNAVEYFVSYYDYYQPEAYVPSTDTFIEKDSSVNDEIDKMRHSATAALIERKDVIVVSSVSCIYGIGNKESYTEMMISLRPGMEKDRDQVIDELINIQYVRNELDFKRGTFRVKGDVLEILPVSTFEEAVRVEFFGDEIERIVEFDVLTGEVKRSINFLAIFPASHYVVPQEQIERAIVDIKKEMAERVKYFQENDQLIEAQRIAERTNFDIEMMRETGFCSGIENYSRHLTGGKPGEPPNTLIDFFGDDFLIIVDESHITIPQIGGMYSGDQSRKSTLVDFGFRLPSAKDNRPLEFSEFESKIDQMMFVSATPSKYEAGHELLRAEQIIRPTGLLDPPIDVRPVKGQIDDLLSEVHKETEQGHKVLVTTLTKRMAEELTDYMREVGIRVKYLHSDIDTLERTEIVRDLRMDVFDVLVGINLLREGLDIPEITLVAILDADKEGFLRSETSLVQTVGRAARNSEGHVIMYADNITDSMEAAISETNRRRAIQDQYNKEHGITPQTIKKDVRDLIKISDEEEAVQSNEKDVESMNKKELKENIERLTKKMNKAAAELNFEEAAALRDELKEYKIAYRDYDK, from the coding sequence ATGGATCATTTTGAATTAGTATCTGAATTTGAACCCACCGGAGACCAGCCGGAGGCAATCAAACAGCTGGTCGGCGGGTTTAAGCAGGGCAACCAGTTTGAGACGCTTCTGGGTGTCACAGGTTCAGGCAAGACATTTACCATGGCAAATGTCATCAAAGAATTAAATAAACCAACCCTGATCATCGCACACAACAAAACGCTGGCTGCGCAGCTTTACAGTGAGTTCAAAGCGTTTTTTCCTCATAATGCAGTGGAATATTTTGTCAGTTATTATGATTATTACCAGCCGGAAGCCTATGTGCCCTCCACTGACACTTTTATCGAGAAGGACTCTTCAGTCAATGACGAGATCGATAAGATGAGGCACAGTGCCACAGCCGCCCTTATTGAGAGGAAGGACGTGATCGTAGTGTCCAGTGTGTCGTGTATCTACGGCATCGGTAACAAAGAAAGCTACACGGAGATGATGATCTCCCTGAGACCGGGCATGGAGAAGGACCGGGACCAGGTGATTGACGAGCTGATTAACATCCAATATGTCCGTAATGAGCTGGATTTCAAGAGGGGAACCTTCCGGGTAAAAGGCGATGTGCTTGAGATCCTTCCGGTATCCACCTTCGAGGAGGCTGTCCGGGTGGAATTCTTCGGGGATGAGATTGAACGTATTGTGGAGTTCGATGTGTTGACCGGGGAAGTTAAGAGAAGCATTAACTTTCTGGCCATTTTTCCGGCATCCCACTATGTAGTGCCGCAGGAACAGATCGAGCGTGCCATCGTAGACATTAAAAAGGAGATGGCAGAGAGGGTTAAGTATTTCCAGGAAAATGACCAGCTCATCGAAGCCCAGAGGATCGCCGAGAGGACCAACTTTGACATTGAGATGATGAGAGAGACTGGATTCTGCTCGGGCATTGAGAACTATTCCAGGCATCTCACCGGTGGAAAGCCGGGAGAACCGCCAAATACTCTCATCGATTTCTTTGGGGATGATTTTCTGATCATCGTGGACGAGTCCCACATTACGATACCGCAGATTGGCGGTATGTATTCTGGAGACCAGTCCAGGAAGTCCACATTGGTAGACTTCGGATTCCGGCTGCCGTCGGCAAAAGACAACCGCCCGCTGGAGTTCAGCGAGTTTGAGAGTAAGATTGACCAGATGATGTTTGTTTCTGCGACTCCGAGTAAGTACGAGGCCGGGCATGAGCTTCTGAGGGCAGAACAGATCATACGCCCTACCGGTCTTCTGGATCCACCGATTGATGTGCGCCCGGTGAAGGGGCAGATCGATGACCTTCTGTCTGAGGTCCATAAGGAGACAGAACAGGGGCATAAGGTTCTCGTGACAACCCTCACGAAGAGGATGGCGGAGGAGCTGACTGATTACATGAGGGAAGTAGGAATCCGCGTAAAGTACCTGCATTCAGACATTGATACTCTGGAGCGGACAGAGATTGTCAGAGATCTGAGGATGGATGTGTTTGACGTGTTGGTGGGAATCAACCTGCTGAGAGAAGGTCTGGATATTCCGGAGATTACGCTGGTTGCCATCCTGGACGCAGATAAGGAAGGATTTTTAAGATCAGAGACATCCCTGGTACAGACGGTCGGCCGTGCGGCCAGAAACAGTGAAGGACATGTTATCATGTATGCGGACAATATAACTGATTCCATGGAGGCTGCCATCAGTGAGACCAACCGGAGAAGGGCTATCCAGGATCAGTATAATAAGGAGCATGGCATCACACCGCAGACGATCAAGAAAGATGTCCGTGACCTGATCAAGATTTCTGATGAGGAGGAAGCGGTACAGTCCAACGAAAAAGACGTTGAGTCCATGAATAAGAAAGAACTTAAAGAAAACATTGAACGGCTCACCAAGAAGATGAACAAAGCGGCGGCAGAGCTGAACTTTGAAGAGGCTGCAGCACTTCGCGATGAACTGAAGGAATATAAGATTGCTTACAGAGATTATGATAAGTAA
- the uvrA gene encoding excinuclease ABC subunit UvrA: protein MKKDVIRIKGAKEHNLKNVDLEIPRNEFVVLTGLSGSGKSSLAFDTIYAEGQRRYMESLSSYARQFLGQMEKPDVDSIEGLSPAISIDQKSTNRNPRSTVGTVTEIYDYFRLLYARIGIPHCPKCGKPISKQTVDQMVDRIMEMEEGTKFQLLAPIVRGRKGRHEKIFSNAKRSGYVRVRVDGNIYDLEEEITLDKNKKHNIEIVVDRLVVKKGIDKRLSDSIETTLDLADGLMTVDIIGGEPMNFSQSFSCPDCDISIDEIEPRSFSFNNPFGACPVCHGLGYKMEFDVDLMIPDQKLSIAEGAIQVMGWQSCTDKKSYTRAILDALAKEFKFDLNTPFKDYPKKIKDILLYGTNGKEVKVYYTGQRGQGVYDVAFEGLIRNVGRRYRESSESMKAEYENYMTVTPCEECHGQRLKAESLAVTVAGKNIAEMCEMSVGEILTFLDEMELTERQQFIGSQILKEIKARVGFLNNVGLEYLTLSRATGTLSGGEAQRIRLATQIGSGLVGVAYILDEPSIGLHQRDNDKLINTLKNLKDLGNTLLVVEHDEDTMLAADHIVDVGPGAGENGGEIIAQGTAQQIMKNKKSVTGAYLSGRIKIPVPKERRKPAGWMKVIGARENNLKNIDVDIPLGVFTCVTGVSGSGKSSLINQIVYKRLAKELNRAKIKAGKHTDIEGFDQLDKIIDIDQSPIGRTPRSNPATYTGVFDQIRDLFAMTKDARSRGYNKGRFSFNKKGGRCEACAGDGIIKIEMHFLPDVYVPCEVCQGKRYNRETLEVLYKGKSIYDVLDMTVEEACEFFASIPSISRKMETLRDVGLSYIRLGQPSTQLSGGEAQRIKLATELSKRSTGKTIYILDEPTTGLHFADVHKLVDILGKLTEGGNTVIVIEHNLEVIKTADYIIDIGPEGGNKGGTVVAQGTPEEICKVEQSYTGKYLNKYLRS from the coding sequence ATGAAGAAGGATGTTATCCGAATCAAAGGGGCGAAAGAGCACAATCTAAAGAATGTAGATTTAGAAATACCAAGGAATGAGTTTGTTGTCCTGACCGGACTGAGCGGCTCAGGGAAGTCCTCTTTGGCATTCGACACGATTTACGCGGAGGGACAGAGGCGGTATATGGAGTCTCTTTCCTCCTATGCAAGGCAGTTCCTTGGGCAGATGGAAAAACCTGATGTTGACAGCATTGAAGGGCTGTCCCCTGCGATTTCCATTGACCAGAAGTCGACAAACCGAAATCCCAGATCCACAGTTGGAACCGTGACGGAGATCTACGATTACTTCCGTCTGCTGTACGCCAGGATCGGTATCCCGCACTGTCCTAAGTGCGGAAAACCGATCAGCAAGCAGACCGTGGATCAGATGGTTGACCGGATCATGGAGATGGAAGAGGGGACAAAGTTTCAGCTTCTGGCACCGATTGTCCGGGGACGGAAGGGCAGGCACGAGAAGATCTTCTCCAATGCCAAGAGAAGCGGCTATGTCCGTGTGAGAGTGGATGGAAATATCTATGACCTGGAGGAAGAGATCACACTGGACAAGAATAAGAAGCATAATATAGAGATTGTTGTGGACCGCCTGGTTGTCAAGAAGGGGATTGATAAGAGACTTTCTGATTCTATCGAGACAACGTTAGACCTGGCGGACGGTCTGATGACCGTGGATATCATCGGCGGAGAGCCGATGAACTTCAGCCAGAGCTTTTCCTGCCCGGACTGTGATATCAGCATCGATGAGATTGAACCGAGGAGTTTTTCTTTCAACAATCCGTTCGGGGCGTGCCCGGTCTGTCATGGACTTGGGTATAAGATGGAATTTGACGTGGATCTGATGATCCCGGACCAGAAACTGAGTATTGCCGAAGGAGCCATCCAGGTGATGGGATGGCAGTCCTGTACGGATAAAAAAAGTTATACCAGAGCTATTCTGGACGCCCTTGCCAAAGAGTTTAAGTTTGACCTGAACACACCGTTTAAGGATTATCCAAAGAAGATCAAGGATATTCTTCTCTATGGAACCAACGGAAAAGAAGTCAAGGTTTACTATACCGGACAGAGGGGGCAGGGTGTTTATGATGTAGCTTTTGAAGGACTGATCAGGAACGTGGGCCGCAGGTATAGAGAATCCTCTGAGTCTATGAAGGCCGAATATGAAAACTACATGACGGTGACGCCGTGTGAAGAATGCCATGGACAGAGACTGAAAGCGGAGTCTCTGGCAGTTACCGTAGCAGGGAAAAATATTGCCGAGATGTGTGAGATGTCTGTGGGAGAGATCTTAACCTTCCTGGATGAGATGGAACTGACGGAACGGCAGCAGTTTATCGGAAGCCAGATCCTCAAGGAGATTAAGGCCAGAGTTGGCTTTCTTAATAATGTAGGACTGGAATACCTGACACTTTCCAGAGCCACAGGTACACTGTCTGGAGGAGAGGCCCAGAGAATCCGTCTGGCAACACAGATCGGCTCAGGTCTAGTGGGAGTAGCATATATTCTGGATGAGCCAAGCATCGGACTCCATCAGAGAGACAACGATAAGCTCATCAATACCTTAAAGAACCTAAAAGATCTGGGGAATACCCTGCTGGTGGTAGAGCACGACGAGGATACGATGCTGGCGGCAGACCACATTGTGGATGTGGGACCCGGAGCTGGGGAAAACGGTGGAGAGATCATAGCCCAGGGTACCGCCCAGCAGATCATGAAGAACAAAAAATCTGTCACAGGCGCATATCTAAGCGGAAGGATTAAGATTCCGGTTCCAAAAGAACGCAGAAAGCCGGCAGGCTGGATGAAGGTGATTGGAGCCAGGGAGAATAACCTAAAGAACATTGATGTGGATATCCCTCTCGGGGTATTCACCTGTGTGACCGGCGTGTCCGGCTCAGGAAAGAGTTCTCTGATCAACCAGATCGTATACAAAAGGCTGGCGAAGGAGTTAAACCGTGCCAAGATAAAAGCGGGAAAGCATACCGACATAGAAGGGTTTGACCAGCTGGACAAGATTATTGACATTGATCAGTCTCCGATCGGGCGGACACCAAGGTCCAATCCGGCAACTTATACGGGTGTCTTTGACCAGATTCGGGATTTGTTTGCTATGACAAAGGACGCAAGAAGCCGTGGATACAATAAAGGGAGATTCAGCTTTAATAAAAAGGGCGGAAGGTGTGAGGCATGTGCCGGAGACGGTATCATTAAGATCGAGATGCATTTCCTTCCGGACGTGTATGTTCCATGTGAGGTATGCCAGGGAAAAAGGTATAACAGGGAGACACTGGAAGTCCTTTATAAAGGCAAGAGTATTTATGATGTTCTGGATATGACGGTTGAGGAAGCGTGTGAGTTTTTTGCCAGCATTCCGAGCATCAGCCGGAAGATGGAGACTCTCAGGGATGTGGGGCTTTCTTACATCCGTCTCGGGCAGCCGTCAACCCAGCTTTCTGGGGGAGAAGCACAGAGGATCAAATTGGCAACGGAGCTGAGCAAAAGAAGTACAGGAAAAACCATCTATATATTAGATGAGCCTACCACTGGACTTCATTTTGCCGATGTGCACAAGCTTGTAGATATTCTGGGTAAGCTCACGGAAGGCGGTAATACGGTGATTGTGATCGAGCATAACCTGGAAGTCATTAAAACAGCAGATTATATTATTGATATCGGCCCTGAAGGCGGCAATAAAGGAGGAACAGTTGTAGCTCAGGGAACCCCAGAAGAAATATGTAAGGTGGAACAGTCGTATACAGGAAAATACCTGAATAAATATCTAAGATCATAA
- a CDS encoding methylated-DNA--[protein]-cysteine S-methyltransferase, with amino-acid sequence MIYTVHYDSPAGRILLAAKEDALAGLWIERQKYFLGSVKEEKKEQEDHPVLVQAKAWLDRYFAGEKPEITELKLSPEGSEFRQAVWEILCQIPYGEVTTYGEISKEIALKFGRKQMSAQAVGGAVSHNPISIIIPCHRVVGFNGSLTGYAGGIDKKIQLLTHEGADMERLYVPKKRTAK; translated from the coding sequence ATGATTTATACGGTACATTATGACTCTCCGGCAGGACGGATCCTGCTGGCGGCAAAGGAAGATGCATTAGCCGGGCTATGGATCGAACGCCAAAAATATTTTCTCGGATCTGTGAAGGAAGAGAAGAAGGAGCAGGAGGATCATCCTGTTTTAGTGCAGGCTAAGGCGTGGCTGGACCGGTATTTCGCGGGGGAAAAGCCTGAGATTACAGAGCTAAAGCTTTCACCTGAGGGGAGTGAATTTCGTCAGGCAGTATGGGAGATTCTCTGTCAGATCCCGTATGGAGAAGTGACAACCTACGGAGAAATATCCAAAGAGATTGCCTTAAAATTTGGAAGAAAGCAGATGTCAGCGCAGGCTGTGGGCGGCGCAGTCAGCCATAATCCCATCTCCATCATTATTCCCTGCCACAGGGTGGTGGGTTTCAACGGGAGCCTGACCGGTTACGCAGGAGGAATCGATAAAAAGATACAGCTGCTCACCCATGAAGGGGCAGATATGGAGCGGCTGTATGTACCAAAAAAGAGAACAGCGAAATAA
- a CDS encoding InlB B-repeat-containing protein codes for MTKNKHFRKRLLVLLFTIALSMNGFVLYAKNAEEPDNQTKSAVSTELPASTVKETEEPKTEEQTSTAGTNSDLQKTAKPAKENKTPDKTTAAVSRAAKAPSPYADEDNNVAKIIRDGNELFYTNLRTALSKASDGEEIIVLKDIPAAVGYYTIDKSITLNLNGHSIDGLKNYTILVNKYNTAGITVTIRDGAIYSSCSSDYDSMSICMPLYIRSCGNVILDNVKLEARPAADISGAGIRIEKNATPTEGSVPQVTVRGQNTSVKGTTSGINIISDTKDDRRPELVINGGLVEGGSFGIAGNGTSDATSVTVNGGTVKALGNSGTAIYQPQDGYLTVNGGTIEGKNGIQFCGAGSLSVTGGMITATADTISAADPGTGSVLDGAALSVLSRGGEYGAAKSLDVSITGGILKSLKHTAIREYSVNSQETLIKTIQIYQAEDKDLRVISGTQKAAVIFDNLAGNDAMAISGGRFSSILSDAYCANHFECQKEKDQDNLYRVVPRTYSLTYDYAGGKLPGGKKNPIGYTYFDSAFTLVNPQKEGYDFVGWTGSGISSPQKEVTVAGHSEGDKTYTAVYSPKESRIVFKTKTDDFTIPDKIGRTDEVIHDRTMPVVSARKGYSFAGWFDQKGRKAILLPEKFPAGTTVYTAKWNLIPLASDPNIQIEVPELSPDGTGVSVSDATVTESARQARNIINEIAAGKVPAGMSSGDAKKIKTLLDSAGKDDSVITVLSLQAERKEQASEDERHEFASVMRADEQAAAYFDLSVAISIRVESPDGTVLQIENINLSMLETPLLFQLHVEPSWIQEKAVRIAHVHNRRAEVLTAEKVNRKNGSIEFYAKSFSTYAVLTSENVEITFDSNGGTKVSPQTVKYGTSITKPKNPVKKGSTFIGWYLDKEGKEAYDFTTKVQDSFTLYAKWSQKGKTKTINNEHQNTGAGRHSKPVKAGDTKNPGLWQPVLLASAVFILILRKRLR; via the coding sequence ATGACAAAAAACAAGCACTTTAGAAAACGTTTGCTGGTTCTATTATTTACTATAGCATTGTCCATGAATGGTTTTGTGCTATATGCAAAAAATGCAGAAGAGCCAGATAATCAAACAAAATCGGCAGTTTCAACAGAACTGCCGGCCAGTACTGTTAAAGAGACCGAGGAGCCCAAGACAGAAGAACAGACCAGCACAGCCGGGACCAACTCAGATCTTCAAAAGACTGCAAAACCTGCAAAAGAAAACAAGACACCGGACAAAACCACTGCAGCCGTTTCCCGTGCTGCCAAAGCTCCGTCTCCATACGCAGATGAGGACAACAATGTAGCTAAAATCATCCGTGACGGAAATGAACTGTTCTATACTAATCTTCGTACCGCACTGAGCAAAGCTTCGGATGGTGAGGAGATCATTGTATTAAAAGATATTCCGGCCGCAGTGGGATATTATACGATTGATAAATCCATCACTCTAAATTTGAATGGACATAGTATAGACGGCTTAAAAAATTATACGATTCTTGTCAATAAATACAATACAGCCGGTATCACCGTAACCATCAGGGATGGAGCAATTTACAGCAGCTGTAGCAGCGACTATGACTCCATGAGTATATGCATGCCGCTTTATATTCGAAGCTGCGGAAATGTAATCCTGGACAATGTAAAGCTGGAAGCCCGCCCGGCGGCTGATATCTCCGGTGCAGGTATCAGAATCGAAAAGAACGCCACTCCGACTGAGGGGTCTGTGCCGCAGGTTACAGTCCGTGGGCAGAATACCTCAGTCAAAGGCACCACATCCGGAATCAATATCATCAGTGATACGAAAGATGACAGGCGGCCAGAACTTGTGATCAACGGTGGTCTGGTAGAGGGCGGTTCTTTTGGAATTGCCGGAAACGGTACTAGTGACGCGACCAGTGTCACAGTCAACGGAGGGACAGTCAAGGCGTTGGGCAATAGTGGGACAGCAATTTATCAACCGCAGGACGGTTACCTGACTGTCAACGGAGGAACCATAGAAGGTAAAAATGGGATCCAGTTCTGCGGAGCAGGCAGTCTGTCTGTCACCGGCGGTATGATCACCGCAACAGCTGACACCATATCTGCTGCTGACCCGGGTACTGGTTCAGTTTTAGACGGTGCTGCTCTGTCTGTTTTATCCAGAGGAGGCGAGTATGGCGCCGCGAAGAGTTTGGATGTATCCATTACAGGCGGTATTCTAAAAAGTCTTAAGCATACAGCCATCCGTGAATACAGCGTCAACAGCCAGGAAACATTGATAAAAACAATACAGATTTACCAGGCAGAAGACAAAGACTTAAGGGTCATTTCCGGGACCCAGAAAGCTGCAGTCATTTTTGACAACCTTGCCGGAAATGATGCGATGGCTATCTCCGGCGGCCGTTTTTCAAGCATTCTCTCAGACGCCTACTGCGCAAATCATTTTGAGTGCCAAAAGGAAAAAGATCAGGACAACCTCTATAGAGTTGTTCCGCGTACTTATTCACTGACCTATGATTACGCCGGCGGAAAACTGCCTGGAGGCAAGAAGAATCCCATCGGGTACACGTATTTTGACAGTGCCTTTACTCTGGTAAATCCACAAAAGGAAGGGTACGATTTTGTTGGATGGACAGGAAGCGGCATCAGTTCCCCTCAAAAAGAAGTAACGGTTGCTGGACATTCTGAAGGAGATAAAACATACACAGCTGTTTATTCCCCAAAAGAATCCAGGATCGTATTTAAAACAAAAACAGATGATTTCACAATCCCTGATAAGATCGGAAGAACAGATGAAGTCATCCATGACAGGACCATGCCAGTGGTTTCTGCCCGCAAAGGTTACAGTTTTGCCGGATGGTTTGACCAAAAAGGCAGGAAAGCGATACTGCTGCCCGAGAAATTCCCTGCAGGCACAACGGTTTATACGGCCAAATGGAACCTGATACCTCTTGCCTCTGATCCAAATATCCAGATAGAGGTGCCTGAATTATCTCCGGACGGTACAGGTGTATCCGTCTCAGACGCGACGGTCACTGAATCAGCCCGGCAGGCCAGAAACATAATAAATGAAATAGCTGCAGGAAAAGTACCTGCGGGAATGAGTTCCGGAGACGCAAAAAAGATTAAAACTCTGTTGGATTCAGCTGGAAAAGATGATTCCGTCATTACCGTCCTTTCCCTGCAGGCAGAAAGAAAAGAACAGGCTTCTGAAGATGAACGGCATGAATTTGCCTCCGTCATGCGGGCAGATGAACAGGCCGCTGCGTATTTTGATCTTTCTGTGGCAATCTCTATCCGTGTTGAATCGCCGGACGGAACGGTCCTGCAGATAGAAAATATAAACCTTTCCATGCTGGAAACTCCTCTGCTGTTTCAACTCCATGTAGAGCCTTCATGGATCCAGGAAAAAGCTGTGAGAATTGCCCATGTCCATAATAGGAGGGCAGAGGTCCTTACGGCTGAAAAAGTAAACCGTAAAAATGGAAGTATTGAATTCTATGCAAAGAGTTTCTCCACTTATGCGGTTCTCACCTCGGAAAATGTTGAGATTACATTTGACAGCAACGGAGGAACAAAAGTGTCCCCACAAACTGTCAAGTACGGAACCTCCATCACAAAGCCTAAAAATCCAGTTAAAAAAGGATCTACATTTATAGGCTGGTACTTAGATAAAGAAGGTAAGGAAGCATACGATTTTACAACGAAGGTGCAGGATTCCTTTACCCTCTATGCAAAATGGTCTCAGAAAGGAAAAACCAAGACAATAAACAACGAACACCAAAACACTGGGGCAGGCAGACATTCAAAACCGGTGAAGGCAGGTGACACTAAGAATCCTGGGTTATGGCAGCCTGTGCTGCTGGCTTCCGCAGTCTTCATTCTAATCTTAAGAAAGAGACTAAGGTAA